The DNA sequence CACCAGCAGGGTGAGCTGTTCTGTCGCTATCTTCTCAGTTCCGAAGGTTTCCACCATGATTGATGTCGGTTCCGCTACACCGATGGCATATGAAACCTGGATTTCACAACGGTCAGCCAGACCAGCAGCAACGATATTTTTTGCCACATAACGAGCTGCATAAGCTGCAGAACGGTCTACTTTCGATGGGTCTTTACCAGAGAATGCGCCGCCGCCATGACGCGCCATGCCGCCATAAGTATCGACAATAATTTTACGACCGGTGAGACCACAATCGCCCATCGGACCACCGATAACAAAACGTCCGGTAGGGTTGATATGATATTTAGTCTCCTTGTTGACCCACTCAGCGGGCAGCACGGGTTTGATAATCTCTTCCATCACCGCTTCCTGTAGATCTTTTTGTGAGATCGACTCGGCATGTTGAGTAGAAAGTACTACCGCATCAATCCCGACAATATGACCGTTGTCATACTGGAAGGTGATCTGGCTTTTTGCATCCGGGCGTAACCAGGGAAGAACGCCATTCTTTCTTACTTCAGACTGGCGCTGTACGAGGCGATGAGCGTAAGTGACCGGAGCTGGCATCAGCACATCGGTTTCGTTAGTGGCATAGCCAAACATCAATCCCTGGTCACCCGCACCCTGTTCCAGTGGATCAGCGCGGTCTACACCCTGATTGATATCGGGCGATTGTTTACCAATAGCATTCAGGACGGCACAAGAGTTGGCGTCAAATCCCATATCTGAATGGATGTAGCCAATGTCGCGTACAGTATTACGGGTTATTTCTTCTATATCGACCCATGCGGAAGTGGTGATCTCTCCACCGACCAGTACCATACCTGTCTTAACATAGGTTTCACAGGCGACACGTGCTTTAGGATCCTGCTCCAGAATAGCGTCCAGCACTGCATCAGAAATTTGGTCAGCGATTTTATCAGGGTGCCCTTCAGAAACGGACTCGGATGTAAAAAGGTGTTTAGCCATTTTATTCATTACCTTAGGAATACGACATAGATGAGTGCATCAGATGATGAAGAGCGTGGTCTTCAGTTCACCCTGGTACCTGTTTTATCCAGGCAACGAAAAGTTCCGCCTGGGCAAAACGAATGATTTAGTTATTATAGATGGATTAACATCCAGACGTCTATTTTAAGACAGTCAACGGATGGATTACCAGTAATTTTTCGTTAAGGAAAATGTCAATAAGAGAAGGTGATGCCAGCGCAGTTCTGATACAGACTATTGCCATTTAATTTTTGCAATTGACTGTTACTCGGGGTATAAACCCGAATTAATAGACATCATTGTTGAGAAAACCCTGGCATACAGAGGTATGAAATCCGTTGTTGTCATTGATGTTTGATGTGTAGCGCACCTGTATTGGGGCATGGAGAAGATAATCCTGATGACCACTGCTTTACAGATAACACCTTGTTGTGTTCCTCCGCTGCCATCTATACTTTTCACTAATCTGAATCTCACCTGTTTTTTACCGTCGTTTGTTTACCGTCATTATGTTGACATCAGTAACAGCGATATTTCCCTGAGTTGTACATCATTTACTATTGAGGCGGGTAATGTCTGAGGACATGAAAAAAATCAAAGGTTCGTCAGCGGGCGAGCACGGTGGGCTACGTTCTATGCAGGAAGTGGCGATTAGCGACCATGATGCCAGCAGAATGTTACGCACATACAATATCGCCTGGTGGGGAAACAACTATTATGATGTCAATGAACTAGGGCACATCAGTGTTTGCCCTGATCCTGACATGCCAGAAGTGCGTGTGGATTTAGCCATGCTCGTTAAAGAGCGTGAGGCTGATGGTCAGCGTCTGCCGGCATTGTTCTGTTTTCCTCAGATTTTACAACACCGTCTGCGTTCAATAAATGCCGCATTTAAACGCGCCCGTGAGTCATATGGTTATCACGGCGATTATTTCCTGGTTTATCCGATTAAGGTGAACCAGCATAAGAGAGTGATTGAGTCACTGATCAATTCAGGTGAGCCACTTGGACTGGAAGCGGGCTCAAAAGCGGAATTGATGGCGGTATTGGCGCATGCGGGTATGACCCGTTCGGTGATCGTCTGCAACGGCTACAAAGATCGCGAATATATTCGTCTGGCGTTGATCGGCGAGAAGATGGGGCACAAGGTCTATCTGGTGCTGGAAAAGATGACCGAAGTGCAACTGGTGCTGGAAGAGGCAGAGCGGCTTAACGTTATCCCGCGTCTTGGCATCCGGGCGCGTCTCGCATCTCAGGGCTCAGGTAAATGGCAATCCAGTGGTGGCGAAAAATCGAAGTTTGGTCTTTCTGCGACACAGGTGCTGCAACTGGTCGAGATTATGCGTGGGGCGGGACGGCTGGACAGCCTGCAATTATTGCATTTTCACCTTGGCTCACAAATGGCAAACATTCGTGATATTGCTACTGGTGTCAGGGAATCAGCACGTTTTTATGTTGAGCTGGCAAAACTGGGTGTACATATTCAGTGTTTCGATGTTGGTGGTGGACTGGGTGTCGATTATGAAGGAACCCGCTCACAATCTGACTGTTCAGTGAATTACGGCCTGAATGAGTATGCCAACAACGTTATCTGGGCTATTGGCTCAGCATGTGATGAACATGATTTACCTCATCCCACGGTGATAACGGAATCGGGGCGTGCGGTCACTGCGCATCATACGGTGCTGGTTTCCAACATTATTGGTGTTGAACGTAATGAGTTCAGCACTCCACAAGCGCCTGATGAGGATGCTCCCCGACCGATAGTCAGTCTGTGGGATACCTGGCAGGAGATGCATGAGCCTGACACCCACCGTTCACTACGTGAATGGTTACATAACTCTCAGATGGATCTCTCTGACATTCACACTGGTTATTCGCAGGGAACCTACGATCTCCGTCAGCGGGCCTGGGCTGAACAACTGTATCTCAGTATCTGCCACCATATTCAGCAACATCTCGATCCCAGTAACCGTGCGCACCGGCCGATTATTGATGAATTGCAGGAGCGGATGGCGGATAAAATTTATGTAAATTTCTCTCTGTTTCAGTCGATGCCTGATGCGTGGGGAATCGACCAACTGTTCCCGGTATTACCCCTTGAGGGACTAAACCGTCCGCCAGAACGACGTGCGGTGTTGCTCGATATCACCTGTGACTCTGATGGCGCGATAGATCGCTATGGCGATGGTGATGGTATAGCTACCACCTTACCGATGCCAGAATATGATGTGGATAATCCACCCATGCTCGGTTTCTTTATGGTCGGGGCTTATCAGGAAATCCTCGGCAATATGCATAATCTCTTCGGGGATACTGAAGCAGTAGATATTTTTGCTTTCCCGGATGGCAGTATTGAGTTACAGCTCTCAGATGAGGGCGATACAGTGGCTGATATGCTGCAATATGTCCAGCTTGATGCGCAGGAGTTGCTGACTCATTTTCGCGATCAGATTGCACAAAGTGATTTGGATGAGCATCTGCAGGCTCAGTTTATCGCTGAGTTTGAATCCGGGCTGTACGGTTACACCTATCTCGAAGATGAGTAATCGCTGAACTTAATAAGGCTGTGTATGCCTGGCATATGGCATGACAGCCTGTTTTATTATCACGTCCGGGCGAGATTCGCATCGGGCAAATGAGGAGTATCATGAATAACACCCTCGGTCATCAGTACGATAATTCACTGATTTCTAATGCCTTTGGTTTTATGCGTTTCCCTGTTAATTTTCAGCCCTATGAGGCAGATGCGGAATGGGTCATTACTGGGGTCCCCTTCGATGCAGCCACTTCAGGGCGTCCAGGGAGCCGTCTGGGGCCTGGCGCAATTCGTCAGATATCGACACATCTGGCCTGGGAAGGCTGTCGCTGGCCGTGGAATTTCAATCTGCGTGAGCACCTGAAAGTGATTGACTGTGGTGACCTGGTTTATGCTTTTGGTGATTCGCAGGATATGAGCACCAAACTGCAGGCGCATGCAGAAAAACTGTTGGCTCAGGGTAAGAAAATGCTGACATTCGGTGGTGATCACTACATCACGCTGCCATTGTTACGCGCACATGCCCAACACTTCGGCAAGCTGGCGTTGGTGCATTTTGATGCTCACACCGATACCTATTCTAATGGCCCGACCTTTGATCACGGCACGATGTTTTACCATGCGCCTAACGAAGGGCTGATCGATCCGGCTCACTCTGTTCAGATTGGTATCCGTACTGAATATGATGCATCACTGGGCTTCACTGTACTGGATGCGGCGCGGGTCAACGATCTCTCGGTTGAGGCGGTTATTGCGGAAGTAAAACGAGTTGTTGGTGATATGCCAGTGTATCTGACCTTTGACATTGATTGCCTCGATCCTGCGCATGCTCCAGGTACAGGCACACCAGTAGTTGGTGGGCTGAGTACCGATAAAGCGACTAAGCTATTACGTGGTTTACAGGGCCTGAATATTGTCGGGATGGATTTAGTTGAAGTCGCTCCTGGCTACGACCACGCCGATTTAACGGCACTGGCGGCGGCAACGGTGGCACTGGATATGCTGCATGTGCAGGCCGTTGATAAAGGGCTGTGATGATCCCCTGCCGCGGTTAAACAGTAAAAGCGGCGGTTTATTTTGCTGTTTCGGCCGGGGCTGGAATGGCGGACACCGTATCAAGCCATGTTGTGTTGACAACCGTGATACGGTGTACTCAAAGAAAAAAATAGCAAAAAAGACGATAAAACAACACCTCAGACCGTGAGTAATGAGAGTTTGTTCAAAGTGCAGACAAATGTTCATTTTTTTGCGCTTTTTGCCATGTACAGAAGGTAGGGATTTCATGTACATTGGAGATCTCTTTTATAAACGCGCCAGATAACTCATTGATTAATGATAGGTTAGTGATGGCGAAGTGTGTAATCCGACCTGGAGTAGAACATGTCTTCCCGTAAAGAGCTTGCCAATGCGATTCGCGCATTAAGTATGGATGCTGTTCAGAAAGCTAATTCGGGCCACCCCGGTGCCCCGATGGGCATGGCAGATATTGCCGAAGTCCTGTGGCGTGATTTTCTGAATCATAACCCCGCGGATCCGGCCTGGGTTGATCGTGACCGCTTTGTACTGTCTAACGGTCATGGTTCCATGTTGATTTACAGCCTGTTACACCTTACTGGCTATGATTTGCCCATCGAAGAGCTGGAAAATTTCCGTCAGCTGCATTCAAAAACACCAGGCCATCCTGAGTATGGTTACACACCTGGTGTTGAAACGACCACCGGGCCACTGGGACAAGGTGTTGCCAATGCTATCGGCATGGCTATTGCTGAGCGTACCCTCGCCGCGCAGTTTAACCGTCCTGGACACAACATTGTTGACCATCATACCTATGTCTTTATGGGCGATGGCTGCATGATGGAGGGAATCTCCCATGAATCTTGTTCACTGGCGGGTACGCTAAAGCTTGGCAAGTTAGTCGCTTTCTATGATGACAATGGTATCTCGATTGATGGCCATATTGATGGCTGGTTTACTGATGATACTGCTAAACGCTTTGAAGCGTATGGCTGGCATGTGATTCGCGGTATTGACGGACACAACGCTGACGCAATCAAAAAAGCCATTGAAGAGGCGAAGTCTGTCACAGATAAGCCCTCTTTGCTGATGTGTAAGACAATCATCGGCTTCGGTTCACCTAACAAAGCGGGTACACATGATTCTCATGGTGCGCCTCTAGGTGAGGCTGAAATTGCACTGGCCCGTAAAGAGCTTGGCTGGAACTATCCTCCTTTTGTCATTCCACCTGAAATTTATCAACAGTGGAATGCCGTTGATGCAGGAACCGCGAAAGAAGCTGAGTGGCACCAGCGTATGACTGCTTATGCCGAGGCTTATCCTGAGCTGGCTGCAGAATTTAAACGTCGTACTCAGGGTGAATTGCCAGAAAACTGGCAGGAAGAATCGCAGAAATTCATTGAGCAACTGCAGGCAAATCCGGCCAAAATTGCCAGTCGTAAAGCCTCACAAAATGCTATTGAGGCCTATGGTAAGCTGCTGCCAGAGTATCTTGGTGGTTCAGCTGACCTGGCACCGAGTAACCTCACAATGTGGTCAGGGTCAGTGCCGATTAATGAAAATCTGGCAGGGAATTACATCCACTATGGGGTGCGTGAATTTGGTATGACAGCCATTGCCAACGGCATTACGCTGCATGGCGGTTTTCTGCCCTACACAGCTACCTTCCTGATGTTTGTCGAGTACGCCCGCAATGCAGTACGTATGGCGGCATTGATGAAAATTCGGCAGGTGCTGGTTTATACGCATGACTCTATCGGTTTGGGTGAAGATGGCCCGACACACCAGCCAGTAGAGCAGATGGCGAGTCTGCGTGTTACTCCTAACATGAGCTTGTGGCGTCCTTGTGATCAGGTCGAGTCAGCAGTGGCGTGGAAGTATGGTATTGAGCGTCATGATGGTCCAACTGCACTTATCCTGTCTCGTCAGAACCTGGCACAGCAACCGCGTGATGCTCAGCAACTCGCTGATATCTCTCGTGGTGGTTATATCCTTAAAGATTGCACCGGTCAGCCAGAGTTGATCTTTATCGCAACGGGTTCTGAAGTAGAGCTGGCAGTTGAAGCCGCTGACAAACTGACGGCAGAAGGGCGTAAGGTACGCGTGGTCTCTATGCCATCTACCGATGCATTCGATAAGCAGAGTGCAGAGTACCGTGAAGCGGTATTGCCAGCGGCGGTGACAGCGAGGGTGGCGATTGAAGCGGGTATTGCTGATTACTGGTATAAGTATACAGGTCTGAATGGTGCGATTATCGGTATGACCACCTTCGGAGAGTCCGCTCCAGCTGATCAACTGTTCAAATTGTTTGGTTTCACCGTGGAAAATGTGGTGGAGAAAGCAAAAGCACTGTTGTAATTTGCTGCAAATGCAGTGAGTTATACTGTTATAACACCGGAGCGATGCCGTTGAGTATCGTTCCGGTTTTTTTTTGGTTATTATCAGTAGTTCGCCAGTTCGCTGAAAAATGTGATCTGTGTCAGGTTATTGTGGTGGTGATTGATCTCGCGCATTCCAATTTTGCCTGTTTCGTTTTATTGTGGCTGAACCGTTTCAGTCAGTGTTATCGCGAAGTTTACCCACAGGTAACCGCATGATGAGCAGGCTCGTGATGACGAGTAGTATCGTGACCATGGGCCAGATGCGGGAAAAGAGACAGGCCACATAGCTGTTTGCCTGCCACAGGGCAAATTGACTGTTTCGACCGCTTTACACTGCATGTTTACGCAGGAGATATATGACAGTTCGTATTGCAATCAATGGTTTTGGTCGTATTGGCCGCAGCGTTCTACGTGCTATTTACGAAACCGGGCGTCGCGCCGGGATAACCGTGGTTGCTATCAACGAACTGGCCAGAGCTGAAGGCATCGCTCATTTACTTAAATATGACAGTAGCCACGGGCGTTTCAACTGGGACGTTCGTCAGGAAAATGAACTGTTATCGGTAGGTGATGATGTTATTCGCTTACTGCATATTGAAGAGATAACGGAGCTTCCCTGGCGAGACTTAAACATAGATGTAGTGCTGGACTGTACCGGTAAGTACGGCAGCAGGGCGGATGGCGAGGCGCATTGTCGGGCCGGCGCTAAAAAAGTGCTGTTCTCTCATCCCGCAGCCCATGACCTGGATGCTACTGTGGTCTATGGCGTTAATCATTACCAATTGCGTGCCGAAGATATCCTTGTATCAAATGCTTCCTGTACCACAAATTGTATTATCCCTATCATCAAATTGTTGGATGATGCATATGGTATTGAATCGGGCACGGTGACTACCATTCACTCGGCAATGCATGACCAGCAGGTTATTGACGCTTATCATGATGATTTGCGTCTCACTCGTGCGGCAAGCCAGTCAATTATCCCTGTTGATACCCGTCTGGCTGCAGGCATCGGTCGCATTTTTCCACATTTCAGGGAATGTTTTGAAGCAATAGCGGTGCGTGTGCCTACGATAAATGTGACAGCAATTGATCTCAGTGTCACGGTGAAGCAGGCGGTAAATGCACCGCTGGTTAACACCTTGTTGCGAGAGGCGTCAAAAGGCGCTTTTAATGGTATAGTAGACTACACGGAACTTCCGCTGGTCTCGATTGATTTTAATCACGATCCGCATAGTGCTATTGTTGATGGCACACAAACGCGGGTCAGTGGTCAGCATTTGATCAAAACGTTGGTCTGGTGTGACAACGAGTGGGGCTTTGCTAATCGTATGATTGATACTACGTTGGCAATGGCTGCAAGCGGTTTCAGGTAAGGCGCAGGGTGCGCCTGCAAAACTTAGAGAGTCAACAAGAGGATTCACCATGTCTGTAATTAAGATGACCGATCTTGACCTTGCTGGTAAGCGTGTACTAATTCGTTCTGATCTGAATGTACCAGTGAAAGAGGGAAAAGTGACATCAGATGCGCGTATCCGCGCTTCTCTTCCCACTATCGAAGCTGCTCTCAAGCAGGGTGCAAAAGTCATGGTGACCTCGCACCTGGGACGCCCAACCGAAGGGGAATACAACGAAGAGTATTCTCTGCTGCCAGTGGTCAACTACCTGAAAGAGAAACTTTCTGCTCCAGTCCGTCTGGCTAAAGACTATCTGGATGGCGTTGAAGTGGCGGCCGGCGAACTGGTTGTGCTGGAAAACGTGCGCTTTAACAAAGGTGAGAAGAAAGACGACGAAGTGCTTTCTAAAAAATATGCAGCGCTATGTGATGTGTATGTGATGGATGCTTTTGGTACTGCGCACCGTGCACAGGCATCAACACACGGTGTTGGTAAATTTGCGCCGGTTGCTTGTGCGGGTCCATTATTAGCGGGTGAGCTGGAAGCCTTGGGTAAAGCATTACTTAATCCCGAGCGTCCTATGATTGCTGTGGTTGGTGGGTCGAAAGTGTCGACTAAATTCGACGTACTGAACTCACTGGTTGAAATCGCTGATACCGTGATTGTTGGTGGTGGTATTGCCAATACCTTCGTTGCGATTGACAACAACGTCGGCAAATCCTTGTATGAGCCGGATTTCGTAGATGCAGCGAAAAAACTGCGTGACGAGCATGGTATTCCGGTTCCTTCAGATGTGCGCGTAGGGACTGAGTTTTCTGAAACTGCGACTGCAACTGTAAAACCAGCTAACGCTGTAGGTGCAGAAGAAGAGATTCTTGACTTCGGTGATGAGACGGCGCAAACAATGGCTAAGCTTCTGAAAGAAGCTAAAACTATCCTGTGGAACGGTCCGGTAGGGGTGTTTGAATTCCCTAATTTCCGTAAAGGAACCGAAGTTGTTGCAAATGCTATTGCAGAGAGTGACGCATTCTCCATCGCAGGTGGTGGCGATACGCTGGCGGCGATTGATCTTTTTGGTATTGAAGATAAGATCTCTTATATCTCTACCGGTGGTGGTGCTTTCCTTGAGTTCGTAGAAGGTAAAACGTTGCCTGCGGTTGCTATGCTTGAAGAGCGTGCAAAGCAGTAATTTTACCGCTCACGTTCAGTGAATAACTCGTGCCCTTTGCGCCTGACTATCAGGCACTGATTTTTTACTATGACCGACGAAACAGGACAAAACAGATGTCTAAAATTTTTGATTTCGTAAAACCTGGCGTGATCACCGGTGATGACGTTCAGAAAGTTTTTCAAGTAGCGAAAGAGAATCATTTCGCCCTGCCTGCTGTAAACTGTGTAGGTACTGATTCCATCAATGCCGTGATGGAAACCGCTGCGAAAGTGAAAGCACCGGTTATCATTCAGTTCTCTAATGGTGGCGCTGCCTTTATCGCTGGTAAAGGTCTGAAATCAGACAAGCCACAACAGGCCGCGATTCTGGGTGCTATTTCTGGAGCGCATCATGTACATCAGATGGCTGAGTACTACGGTGTGCCAGTTATCCTGCATACTGACCACTGCGCTAAAAAATTGCTGCCGTGGATTGATGGCCTGCTGGATGCTGGTGAAGCGCATTTTGCCAAAACAGGCAAACCACTGTTCTCTTCTCACATGATCGATCTTTCTGAAGAATCACTGGAAGAAAACATCGAAATTTGTAGTGCATATCTGATGCGTATGGCCAAAATGGACATGACGCTGGAGATCGAGCTGGGTTGTACTGGCGGTGAAGAAGATGGCGTAGATAACAGCCATATGGACGCATCAGCACTCTATACTCAGCCGGAAGATGTTGATTATGCGTATGAAAAACTGAATGCTATCAGCCCGCGTTTCACCATTGCGGCATCATTTGGTAACGTTCATGGCGTGTACAAGCCAGGTAACGTTAAGCTGACACCAACTATCCTGCGTGATTCTCAGGAGTACGTCAGTAAAAAACACAACCTGCCGCACAATGCCCTGAACTTCGTGTTCCATGGCGGTTCAGGCTCTTCAGCTGAAGAGATCAAAGAGTCTATCAGTTACGGTGTAGTGAAAATGAACATCGATACTGATACTCAGTGGGCAACCTGGGATGGGATCTTGGAGTACTATAAGAAAAATGAAGGTTACCTGCAGGCGCAATTGGGTAACCCTGAAGGTGCCGATAAGCCGAACAAAAAATACTACGATCCACGTGTATGGCTGCGTTCCGCACAAACTTCAATGATCACCCGTCTGGAACAGGCATTCAAAGAACTGAATGCGATCGATGTGCTGTAAGTAAGCTCAGAGTTCAGGACTAAAAGGCCTCTCCGGAGGTCTTTTTTATTGCGAAGAGATCTCTATTTTTCATCGTTTCTGCCAGTGATTATTCAGCCTCACGGTCTGATTTAGCCTCGGAAAAACCAAAGCAACTAATTAATTTCACGGTCAATTTGGCATCTTTACGATTTTTTATTACCCTTAGTATAACAATGTCAGCCAATATCGGCGGCATAATAGGCACTTTCCTCACGTTAAAGGGGTAGGAATGAAAGATTTGAACGTAGTAGATGGTATTCATGAGGCGGGCAGTTGGCTGGCAAAAAATCAGGCCTTACTGATTGATTATGTCGTCAATATTGTGGCAGCCATTATTATTCTCGCAGTAGGTATGGTTGTTGCGCGAATCTTTTCAAAAGCGATCAACAATTTACTGCGTGTCAGGCATGTTGATGCCACTGTTGCTGATTTCTTATCGGCATTAATAAAATATGCCATCATCGCGTTCACCCTGATAGCCGCTTTGGGGCGGGTAGGTGTACAGACAGCATCAATTATCGCAGTATTAGGTGCTGCGGGTCTGACGATTGGTCTGGCATGGCAGGGGTCACTGTCGAACCTTGCTGCCGGGGTATTACTCGTGACTTTCCGGCCTTTCCGCACCGGGGAGTTTATTGATATTGGTATCTCCGGGACTGTGCAAACAGTACAAATTTTCTCTACAACGCTCAAAACCACCGATGGAAAAATAGTGGTAGTGCCGAATGGCAAGATCATCTCTGGCAATATCATTAACTACTCGCGGGAACCGGCACGGCGTAACGAATTTATCATTGGTGTTGCCTATGATGCAGATGCAGACCAGGTCATTGAAATATTGCGCGGTGTCGTCGAGGCAGAACCAAGAGTTGTACAGGAACTGGGTATTCAGATTGGGGTTAATGAGCTGGCAGCTTCCTCGGTGAATTATATCGTGCGTTGCTGGAGTAAATCGGCTGACCTACAGGATACATACTGGACGCTGATGAAGAATTTTAAACTCGCGCTTGATAAGCATCAGATAGGTATTCCTTACCCGCAAATGGATGTGCATTTGCATCAGACGGCTTCTGCGGAATAGCCTGATGTTCCGGTAGCCACAGATAGCATATTTTGTTATCTGTGGTTGCTGGTTTGCAAGCCTGCCGAATCAATCCCTCGTGCGTGAGATACGCTTTTGCCAGAACAACCAGCAGTTACATCAGGAGTACGGTAGTTTTGCTGTGCAGATATATTGATTACACTGTGTTAATTATCGACAATTTTTTTGAATCTCATTATCAATAATGTTCGCTTTCTCTGATTAATATTTGCATTATCATCAATTTGGCTTATGTCTAAAAAAATGGAGTTTCCCAAATGATGATAAAAAAAGTAGCATTTATTCTTACTCTCATAATGTGTTTCTCATCGGGCGTGTTTGCCCGGGAGCAAACGATTCAACAAATAAATCTCAGCAATCCCCCCGCTCTGGCTGATTACCGTCTTGATTACGCAGAAATGCGTGACATCGCTAATGCGACTAAATTAGCACATCGTGCTTTTTATGTACCCTCAGTTGGTCCCGATGCACAGTGGTTTGACGCAGTAAAAAAAGGCAATCTCGCTGAAGTTAAAAAGAGAGTGTCTGCAGGACAACACCTTGAAGCTAAAGACGAGTCTATGTTTGGTCAGACAGCACTAGGCTGGGCAGCATTTATTGGTTACCTGGATGTAGTTGAGTATCTGGTAAATCAAGGTGCTGATTTATTTGCAACTGACCGGGCTGATGTAAAAAATGTCTTGAAATCTGCAGTACTGGGGAAAAATGTAGAAGTTGTAAAATATATTTATCCTAAGCTGAAAGGCCAGGTCGAAATTAATGATCAAAAATTAGATAACGAGGGTGAGTCGTTGTTAATGATAGCAGCGAGCAATAATAGAATCGATATCGTGAAATATTTAATTGAAAATGGAGCCGAACTTAACCTGGTCAGTCAGCAGCTTGATCAGAGTGCACTGAGTTATGCATGTGGTAAAGGGCATCAGGATATGGTGAAATTACT is a window from the Erwinia sp. genome containing:
- the epd gene encoding D-erythrose-4-phosphate dehydrogenase (ID:JIFNMEKO_00669;~source:Prodigal:2.6), translated to MTVRIAINGFGRIGRSVLRAIYETGRRAGITVVAINELARAEGIAHLLKYDSSHGRFNWDVRQENELLSVGDDVIRLLHIEEITELPWRDLNIDVVLDCTGKYGSRADGEAHCRAGAKKVLFSHPAAHDLDATVVYGVNHYQLRAEDILVSNASCTTNCIIPIIKLLDDAYGIESGTVTTIHSAMHDQQVIDAYHDDLRLTRAASQSIIPVDTRLAAGIGRIFPHFRECFEAIAVRVPTINVTAIDLSVTVKQAVNAPLVNTLLREASKGAFNGIVDYTELPLVSIDFNHDPHSAIVDGTQTRVSGQHLIKTLVWCDNEWGFANRMIDTTLAMAASGFR
- the speA gene encoding Biosynthetic arginine decarboxylase (ID:JIFNMEKO_00666;~source:Prodigal:2.6), whose amino-acid sequence is MSEDMKKIKGSSAGEHGGLRSMQEVAISDHDASRMLRTYNIAWWGNNYYDVNELGHISVCPDPDMPEVRVDLAMLVKEREADGQRLPALFCFPQILQHRLRSINAAFKRARESYGYHGDYFLVYPIKVNQHKRVIESLINSGEPLGLEAGSKAELMAVLAHAGMTRSVIVCNGYKDREYIRLALIGEKMGHKVYLVLEKMTEVQLVLEEAERLNVIPRLGIRARLASQGSGKWQSSGGEKSKFGLSATQVLQLVEIMRGAGRLDSLQLLHFHLGSQMANIRDIATGVRESARFYVELAKLGVHIQCFDVGGGLGVDYEGTRSQSDCSVNYGLNEYANNVIWAIGSACDEHDLPHPTVITESGRAVTAHHTVLVSNIIGVERNEFSTPQAPDEDAPRPIVSLWDTWQEMHEPDTHRSLREWLHNSQMDLSDIHTGYSQGTYDLRQRAWAEQLYLSICHHIQQHLDPSNRAHRPIIDELQERMADKIYVNFSLFQSMPDAWGIDQLFPVLPLEGLNRPPERRAVLLDITCDSDGAIDRYGDGDGIATTLPMPEYDVDNPPMLGFFMVGAYQEILGNMHNLFGDTEAVDIFAFPDGSIELQLSDEGDTVADMLQYVQLDAQELLTHFRDQIAQSDLDEHLQAQFIAEFESGLYGYTYLEDE
- the metK gene encoding S-adenosylmethionine synthase (ID:JIFNMEKO_00664;~source:Prodigal:2.6), with product MAKHLFTSESVSEGHPDKIADQISDAVLDAILEQDPKARVACETYVKTGMVLVGGEITTSAWVDIEEITRNTVRDIGYIHSDMGFDANSCAVLNAIGKQSPDINQGVDRADPLEQGAGDQGLMFGYATNETDVLMPAPVTYAHRLVQRQSEVRKNGVLPWLRPDAKSQITFQYDNGHIVGIDAVVLSTQHAESISQKDLQEAVMEEIIKPVLPAEWVNKETKYHINPTGRFVIGGPMGDCGLTGRKIIVDTYGGMARHGGGAFSGKDPSKVDRSAAYAARYVAKNIVAAGLADRCEIQVSYAIGVAEPTSIMVETFGTEKIATEQLTLLVREFFDLRPYGLIQMLDLLHPIYRQTAAYGHFGREHFPWEKTDKAQQLRDAAGQL
- the tktA gene encoding Transketolase 1 (ID:JIFNMEKO_00668;~source:Prodigal:2.6), which codes for MSSRKELANAIRALSMDAVQKANSGHPGAPMGMADIAEVLWRDFLNHNPADPAWVDRDRFVLSNGHGSMLIYSLLHLTGYDLPIEELENFRQLHSKTPGHPEYGYTPGVETTTGPLGQGVANAIGMAIAERTLAAQFNRPGHNIVDHHTYVFMGDGCMMEGISHESCSLAGTLKLGKLVAFYDDNGISIDGHIDGWFTDDTAKRFEAYGWHVIRGIDGHNADAIKKAIEEAKSVTDKPSLLMCKTIIGFGSPNKAGTHDSHGAPLGEAEIALARKELGWNYPPFVIPPEIYQQWNAVDAGTAKEAEWHQRMTAYAEAYPELAAEFKRRTQGELPENWQEESQKFIEQLQANPAKIASRKASQNAIEAYGKLLPEYLGGSADLAPSNLTMWSGSVPINENLAGNYIHYGVREFGMTAIANGITLHGGFLPYTATFLMFVEYARNAVRMAALMKIRQVLVYTHDSIGLGEDGPTHQPVEQMASLRVTPNMSLWRPCDQVESAVAWKYGIERHDGPTALILSRQNLAQQPRDAQQLADISRGGYILKDCTGQPELIFIATGSEVELAVEAADKLTAEGRKVRVVSMPSTDAFDKQSAEYREAVLPAAVTARVAIEAGIADYWYKYTGLNGAIIGMTTFGESAPADQLFKLFGFTVENVVEKAKALL
- the speB gene encoding Agmatinase (ID:JIFNMEKO_00667;~source:Prodigal:2.6): MNNTLGHQYDNSLISNAFGFMRFPVNFQPYEADAEWVITGVPFDAATSGRPGSRLGPGAIRQISTHLAWEGCRWPWNFNLREHLKVIDCGDLVYAFGDSQDMSTKLQAHAEKLLAQGKKMLTFGGDHYITLPLLRAHAQHFGKLALVHFDAHTDTYSNGPTFDHGTMFYHAPNEGLIDPAHSVQIGIRTEYDASLGFTVLDAARVNDLSVEAVIAEVKRVVGDMPVYLTFDIDCLDPAHAPGTGTPVVGGLSTDKATKLLRGLQGLNIVGMDLVEVAPGYDHADLTALAAATVALDMLHVQAVDKGL
- a CDS encoding hypothetical protein (ID:JIFNMEKO_00665;~source:Prodigal:2.6), translating into MTTALQITPCCVPPLPSILFTNLNLTCFLPSFVYRHYVDISNSDISLSCTSFTIEAGNV